From a single Methylacidiphilum kamchatkense Kam1 genomic region:
- a CDS encoding PD-(D/E)XK nuclease family protein: MEFECHFLGWQDPFPLLVAEWITFQSSKNSFGFFDLSDCLVIVPTTLSGKMLHRALKMHLAESFLPPMIITPMGLFENHPDYQLDHKVEPTPLQKKIFWINALVEAIEKGSCGQWLKENRDFESLLSFATILSKTQEELAEKSLVLKDLTAFVEDNFFEEIGVLETIYFETMDRLGFIDPFWRKQELLKNPKLPSKIKKVVIAGCLDPHPLALQFLEKLKEPSTVDVLLPVTEKYAHYFDAKGRPLESLWQEMVLALPEQFIHLHADETEMVEEIIELVSKVNSNEATTVGICRNHLTALLTFQLKQKCIPFFNFSGLSYVDSPFFDFFFLLKELLKEPSLATITKFVRNPLFYAWLQIKQQDQADAFLGNLDAFVNAYFPSTLSDFIERNPSEDSIKKAFLLLNDFLVKLKSEHWPKALLGFFSEALENSSSLLEEQLEKFSAFLVGSLNQFNRLVPFNIFSSCEAFLSLFLEAMKEERLFLTEEGEKLELKGWLELLYDDASYLILAGFQEGDIPKALESNCILTEKVRKQLGLKTIESRLSRDMVILHTLVERLSKRGRLDIFLSKTSYEGENLLPSRLLFKVDEKALARRTALLFTTLPSKTSPKPKTKSCFLLQIPFDVPFSPESLSVSALNDYLNCPFYFYLKHKMRWQPITLSKGEMDESVFGSLIHKVLGAFGKDTEARGWNDPEQIYAFLESRLEAEFTERFGKKRTIGFQLQQKALAERLKAFSLFQADWRNQGAEIIDVEKEFELQIEGLNIRGRIDRIDYVGENNVVIIDYKTFGMGIKKDPFSSHLYISRGGKEELPPSEAYFFSGGKRWRWVNFQLPAYYHGVQSMGLGKSILAAFYFLSKVEDNSRLWFWPEDKSNFLEESMDAIRRIIRAIKENKFWPPNPKAVVWQYAPWDFWFDRNPTEIFAPSSFSGSTKTDF; encoded by the coding sequence ATGGAGTTTGAATGCCATTTTCTTGGTTGGCAGGATCCTTTCCCTCTTCTTGTTGCTGAATGGATTACTTTTCAAAGTAGTAAAAATTCTTTTGGGTTTTTTGACCTTTCAGACTGTCTTGTGATCGTTCCTACCACTCTATCTGGAAAAATGCTGCATCGGGCCCTTAAGATGCATCTTGCTGAGAGTTTTCTTCCTCCCATGATTATCACTCCTATGGGTCTTTTTGAGAATCATCCGGATTATCAGCTTGATCATAAAGTCGAACCTACTCCTTTGCAAAAGAAGATCTTTTGGATCAATGCATTGGTTGAAGCTATTGAAAAAGGGAGCTGTGGGCAATGGTTAAAAGAAAATAGAGATTTTGAAAGTCTTCTTTCTTTTGCAACAATTCTTAGCAAAACACAGGAAGAACTCGCAGAGAAGTCCTTGGTTTTGAAAGATTTAACGGCTTTTGTGGAAGATAATTTTTTCGAAGAGATTGGAGTGCTTGAAACGATATATTTCGAAACGATGGATCGATTAGGTTTTATCGATCCCTTTTGGCGCAAACAGGAATTATTAAAAAATCCAAAACTTCCTTCAAAGATTAAAAAAGTAGTCATTGCGGGCTGTCTTGATCCTCATCCTTTGGCATTGCAGTTTCTTGAAAAGTTGAAAGAACCATCAACTGTTGATGTTCTACTCCCTGTAACAGAAAAATATGCTCACTATTTTGACGCCAAAGGCAGGCCGTTGGAAAGCCTTTGGCAGGAGATGGTGTTAGCTCTACCAGAGCAATTTATTCATTTGCATGCGGATGAAACGGAAATGGTTGAGGAAATCATTGAGCTTGTTTCTAAGGTGAACAGCAATGAAGCTACAACAGTTGGAATATGCAGAAATCATTTGACTGCGCTGCTTACTTTCCAGCTGAAGCAAAAATGTATTCCATTTTTTAATTTTTCTGGACTTTCTTATGTCGATAGCCCCTTTTTCGACTTTTTTTTCCTTTTGAAAGAATTACTTAAAGAGCCCTCTCTAGCAACCATAACAAAGTTTGTCCGCAACCCGTTGTTTTATGCATGGCTTCAAATAAAACAACAAGATCAAGCCGATGCGTTTTTGGGAAATCTCGATGCTTTTGTCAATGCCTATTTTCCATCCACTCTAAGTGATTTTATAGAAAGGAATCCCTCTGAGGATTCGATCAAAAAAGCCTTTTTGCTTTTGAATGACTTTCTTGTCAAACTAAAATCGGAACATTGGCCCAAAGCCCTTTTAGGTTTTTTCTCTGAAGCTCTAGAAAATTCCTCTTCGCTTTTAGAAGAACAACTGGAAAAATTTAGTGCTTTTCTTGTTGGATCTCTCAATCAGTTTAATCGTTTGGTCCCTTTTAATATTTTTTCGAGCTGTGAAGCCTTTTTATCCTTGTTTCTTGAGGCAATGAAGGAAGAAAGGCTGTTTTTAACCGAAGAAGGTGAGAAGTTAGAACTTAAAGGATGGTTGGAATTGCTCTATGACGATGCCTCTTATCTCATTTTAGCTGGATTCCAAGAAGGGGATATCCCAAAAGCTTTGGAATCTAATTGTATTTTGACTGAAAAAGTCAGAAAGCAATTGGGTTTGAAGACCATAGAAAGTCGTCTTTCAAGAGACATGGTGATACTTCACACTCTAGTGGAGCGACTCAGCAAAAGAGGCAGACTAGATATTTTTTTATCAAAAACTAGTTATGAAGGAGAAAATTTGTTGCCTTCAAGACTTCTTTTCAAAGTTGACGAAAAGGCATTGGCTCGTCGAACTGCTTTGCTTTTTACAACTCTTCCTTCTAAAACCAGTCCCAAACCAAAAACAAAAAGTTGTTTTTTGTTACAAATTCCCTTTGATGTGCCCTTTTCTCCAGAAAGTCTTTCTGTCAGTGCCTTGAATGATTATTTAAACTGTCCCTTTTATTTTTATTTAAAGCATAAAATGCGTTGGCAACCAATCACGCTCTCCAAAGGGGAAATGGACGAATCTGTTTTTGGAAGTCTAATACATAAGGTTTTAGGAGCTTTTGGTAAAGATACCGAGGCAAGAGGATGGAATGATCCAGAACAAATTTACGCGTTTTTAGAGTCACGCCTAGAAGCAGAGTTCACGGAAAGGTTCGGGAAAAAACGTACTATTGGCTTTCAGCTTCAACAAAAGGCATTAGCTGAACGATTAAAGGCCTTCTCATTGTTTCAAGCTGATTGGAGGAATCAAGGAGCCGAGATTATCGATGTAGAGAAGGAATTTGAGCTTCAAATTGAAGGACTCAACATTCGAGGACGGATCGATCGTATAGACTATGTAGGAGAGAATAATGTGGTGATCATCGACTACAAGACTTTTGGCATGGGCATAAAGAAGGATCCTTTTAGCAGTCATCTATATATCTCAAGAGGAGGGAAAGAAGAGCTACCTCCCTCCGAGGCCTATTTTTTTTCAGGAGGAAAACGGTGGCGTTGGGTAAATTTCCAACTGCCTGCTTATTATCATGGTGTCCAATCGATGGGATTAGGAAAATCTATCCTTGCTGCCTTTTATTTCCTCTCTAAAGTAGAAGACAATAGCCGATTATGGTTTTGGCCAGAGGATAAGTCCAATTTTTTAGAAGAAAGCATGGATGCCATCCGTCGGATTATTCGAGCAATAAAAGAGAATAAATTCTGGCCTCCCAACCCTAAAGCAGTCGTCTGGCAGTATGCTCCATGGGATTTCTGGTTTGATAGAAATCCGACAGAAATTTTTGCCCCTTCTTCTTTTTCTGGCTCTACTAAGACAGACTTTTAA
- a CDS encoding UvrD-helicase domain-containing protein has protein sequence MEKLGHLIVIASAGVGKTHKLVKRAIDLLCRGIPPTTVVIITFTRKAAQEIVDRLFSNLAQQILAEVCEEKLVFSQHLKAVRTLKTLIDNLPYLHFETIDSFFYKLLNQIPPEKRATFANFSLLDDFQQLKLREEILWNVLNSKKLDDSILEAFEQVFVGEDFKNVFSKYWSLVEKYYPFFQDFPQVEYWGAPNVSYCIKEITKNQDFLSLIAHIENLLKNEGIPTRLWEEQKKNIRSFPRLYQNLLKAYDPGLGQCFQLTLDRKKYNLSPSLAQSLGKLAELTIAFFLEKSHERTRGIAQLLQLFDTHYHKKIKTEAVLSFEDMPRVILEAFDLELPNPFFFNLDQKWDHFLIDEFQDTSLLQWKVIKLFVDELLQNNDGSRSFFCVGDPKQSIYGWRGACGELIDSIVSLFQLEKQELTGSRRSAWPILNMVNRLFGNFEVIGELFPECVEIWKKRWTVQHCIESNFEGYGCFLCVIEPPKEKEFGLENASNEEIEGKQGEQTTPNSSTLRFEAIKRLLIDEIKPQEKKVSCAILVQTNKEAADIFHYLSACSNLKVSLEGKIYPGKDNTLAKFFSALVQSIAHPNDSLALGWLQATPVGDIFREELWRKNIWEKLFMGGFLEVASWLFAVLEKKIQLDDFHKERMAMIFRICQSFDMTGSRDCDLFLDYFKNYSIPISEDPSSIQIRTVHSAKGLEFDVVLITELKGSSKIAMNQLRDQPIMYQSPAKERRIFFLPKREVIEKIPSLNAVYKKLLGEEELEKISLLYVAMTRARQGLYIIGELKEGDWKKAFKKRLIYWQDFLIEGLNRKEEEEKYFFDGFPLLTIFETGKRNWIPQGKKGNQIQKDSISCSSQDLLFLPRPIRRDNFISPSSLEKQTQNKNLSFLFNLEREKNKEYGRKVHELFARLERLTDPLVQSLQQLALEYKGEDKERNPFQDVLECLQTPEIQKIFTPNEDTDIWIEKNFCLEVEGLWIKGSFDRVHIKKVESDKGISSEIYDFKTDFVCSLEGLYELAKKYQSQLMLYRKALCKLLQIEPSQVKVLLVSVHLKKMIELFQDA, from the coding sequence ATGGAAAAACTAGGGCATTTGATTGTGATTGCTTCGGCTGGAGTGGGTAAAACCCATAAGCTGGTGAAGCGAGCCATTGACCTCTTATGTAGGGGCATTCCACCCACTACAGTTGTCATTATCACTTTTACAAGAAAAGCAGCACAAGAAATAGTTGATCGCCTATTCTCGAATTTAGCTCAGCAAATCCTTGCTGAAGTCTGTGAAGAAAAGCTGGTTTTTTCTCAGCATTTAAAGGCAGTTCGTACCTTAAAAACATTAATTGATAATTTACCTTACCTTCATTTTGAAACCATCGATTCCTTTTTCTATAAACTCCTTAATCAGATTCCACCAGAGAAAAGAGCTACCTTTGCCAACTTCTCTTTATTGGATGATTTCCAACAATTAAAACTTCGTGAAGAAATCCTTTGGAACGTGCTAAATTCAAAAAAATTGGATGATTCTATTCTGGAAGCATTCGAACAAGTATTTGTGGGAGAAGATTTTAAAAACGTATTTTCCAAGTATTGGTCGTTAGTAGAAAAATATTATCCTTTTTTTCAAGATTTCCCACAGGTGGAGTATTGGGGAGCCCCAAATGTTTCCTATTGCATCAAAGAAATAACCAAAAATCAGGATTTTCTTTCTTTAATCGCTCATATCGAAAACCTATTGAAAAACGAGGGAATTCCAACGAGGCTATGGGAAGAACAGAAAAAAAATATCCGTTCTTTTCCTAGACTCTACCAAAATCTTTTAAAGGCTTACGACCCGGGTTTAGGTCAATGCTTTCAGTTGACTTTAGACCGCAAAAAGTATAATCTTAGCCCTTCCTTAGCCCAGTCCTTGGGGAAGCTTGCAGAGCTAACCATTGCTTTTTTTCTTGAAAAATCTCATGAACGAACTCGAGGCATTGCTCAACTGCTACAGCTCTTTGATACTCATTATCACAAGAAGATAAAGACAGAAGCGGTTCTTTCTTTTGAGGATATGCCGAGGGTTATTCTAGAAGCCTTTGACTTAGAACTACCCAACCCATTTTTTTTTAATCTGGACCAAAAATGGGACCATTTTTTAATCGATGAATTTCAGGACACAAGTCTTTTACAATGGAAAGTGATTAAACTTTTTGTCGATGAACTTTTACAAAACAATGATGGATCTCGATCTTTTTTCTGTGTAGGCGATCCAAAACAATCTATTTATGGTTGGAGAGGGGCCTGTGGGGAGTTAATTGATTCGATCGTTTCTCTTTTTCAACTAGAGAAGCAAGAGCTGACGGGTTCAAGAAGATCGGCATGGCCTATTCTGAATATGGTCAATAGGCTTTTTGGAAATTTTGAAGTGATAGGAGAGCTTTTCCCGGAATGTGTGGAAATCTGGAAAAAAAGGTGGACGGTTCAACATTGTATTGAAAGCAATTTTGAGGGTTATGGTTGTTTTTTGTGTGTCATAGAACCCCCTAAAGAAAAGGAATTTGGCCTGGAAAACGCTTCCAATGAAGAAATAGAAGGAAAACAAGGCGAACAAACAACTCCTAACAGCTCTACCCTTCGATTTGAAGCAATAAAAAGGTTATTGATCGATGAAATTAAACCACAAGAAAAAAAGGTGAGTTGCGCTATACTTGTCCAAACCAATAAGGAAGCAGCAGATATTTTTCATTATTTATCTGCATGCTCTAACCTTAAGGTCTCTTTAGAAGGAAAGATATATCCAGGGAAAGATAATACCTTAGCAAAGTTTTTTTCTGCCTTGGTTCAATCCATTGCTCATCCCAACGATTCTTTGGCCTTAGGATGGCTACAGGCTACTCCTGTGGGAGACATTTTTAGAGAAGAATTGTGGAGGAAAAATATTTGGGAAAAACTTTTTATGGGAGGGTTTTTGGAGGTGGCTTCCTGGCTCTTTGCCGTTTTGGAAAAAAAAATACAGTTGGATGACTTTCATAAAGAGAGAATGGCAATGATTTTTCGAATTTGTCAGTCTTTCGATATGACAGGAAGCAGAGATTGCGATTTGTTCTTAGACTACTTTAAAAATTATTCCATACCTATTTCTGAAGATCCATCTTCTATTCAAATAAGAACAGTACATAGCGCCAAAGGACTTGAATTTGATGTTGTCCTTATTACTGAACTCAAAGGGTCATCTAAAATAGCGATGAATCAGCTTAGAGATCAACCCATTATGTATCAGTCTCCAGCAAAGGAAAGGAGAATTTTTTTCCTTCCCAAAAGAGAAGTCATTGAAAAGATCCCAAGCTTGAATGCTGTCTATAAAAAGCTGCTAGGAGAAGAGGAGTTAGAAAAAATCTCCCTTCTATACGTCGCTATGACTCGAGCTAGGCAAGGATTGTATATTATTGGAGAATTGAAAGAAGGGGATTGGAAAAAAGCTTTTAAGAAAAGATTAATTTATTGGCAAGATTTTCTCATAGAAGGATTGAATAGGAAAGAGGAAGAAGAAAAGTATTTTTTTGATGGTTTTCCTTTGCTTACCATTTTTGAAACGGGTAAAAGAAATTGGATTCCGCAGGGAAAAAAAGGAAATCAAATCCAGAAAGATTCCATCAGTTGCTCAAGCCAGGATCTTCTTTTTTTGCCCAGACCAATTCGAAGAGACAACTTTATTTCTCCTTCCTCATTAGAAAAGCAAACTCAAAATAAAAATCTTTCTTTTCTTTTTAATTTAGAAAGAGAAAAGAATAAAGAGTATGGCCGAAAAGTTCATGAGTTGTTTGCACGCCTAGAGAGACTAACCGACCCGTTAGTCCAATCGTTACAACAGTTAGCCTTAGAATATAAAGGGGAAGACAAAGAAAGAAATCCATTTCAAGATGTTTTGGAGTGTTTGCAGACACCAGAAATTCAGAAAATATTTACTCCGAATGAGGATACTGACATTTGGATAGAAAAAAACTTTTGTCTCGAAGTCGAGGGGCTTTGGATAAAAGGCTCATTTGATAGGGTTCATATAAAAAAAGTAGAGTCAGACAAAGGAATCAGCAGTGAAATTTATGATTTTAAGACTGATTTTGTTTGTTCTCTAGAGGGTCTGTATGAGCTTGCGAAAAAATACCAATCTCAACTTATGCTTTATCGAAAAGCCCTCTGTAAACTTTTGCAAATTGAACCCTCTCAGGTGAAAGTATTGCTTGTTTCGGTGCATCTTAAGAAAATGATTGAACTATTTCAGGACGCTTGA
- a CDS encoding HNH endonuclease signature motif containing protein: MNKRFFQSAYLCLCLYFFSLSFSLFAIEDPILPDPKLTPGDTFDVTKEDICVPGYAKLVRDVPYALKRKVYLRYGIIHPDKHHYEIDHLIPLGLGGSNSIKNLWPQSYRTYPWNAYLKDKLEYRLHQLVCAGIVDLKEAQKEIATNWIEAYKKYMGDGKVK; this comes from the coding sequence ATGAATAAAAGATTTTTTCAAAGTGCTTATCTCTGCTTATGCCTTTATTTTTTTAGCCTATCTTTTTCTCTTTTTGCTATTGAGGATCCTATATTACCCGATCCTAAGTTGACGCCGGGCGATACTTTTGATGTCACAAAGGAGGACATTTGTGTTCCTGGTTATGCCAAGCTTGTCAGGGATGTTCCCTATGCTCTCAAAAGAAAGGTATATTTAAGATATGGCATTATTCATCCCGATAAGCATCATTATGAGATAGATCATTTGATTCCTTTGGGACTTGGCGGCTCTAATTCCATAAAAAATCTATGGCCTCAATCTTATAGGACCTATCCCTGGAACGCTTATCTTAAAGACAAGCTAGAATATAGGTTACACCAATTAGTTTGTGCAGGAATAGTCGATTTAAAGGAAGCTCAAAAGGAAATTGCTACTAATTGGATTGAAGCTTATAAAAAATATATGGGAGATGGGAAGGTGAAATGA
- the tatC gene encoding twin-arginine translocase subunit TatC, translating into MKYHEEKPFLEHLEDLRWVIIKSLMALTAGAVVCFVETKPLMAILLRPLKAAGEDPQKVLRVLGVVDPLSIQLQISLLGGLVLSLPFILYFIAEFIIPGLTPSELKLLFPIFSAGTLLFVGGILFSYFILLPQTLRFFSTYNQWMGIQTDWTLQNYANFVVQMLVSFGLAFELPLIIVLLGLLGILNTSTLIHYRRHAIVAIVIAAACITPSSDPLSLLFLSFPMYLLYEASLLVVKSIESKRGISQNRTIENRKEELFS; encoded by the coding sequence ATGAAATACCATGAAGAAAAACCTTTTCTTGAGCATTTAGAAGATCTCAGATGGGTCATTATTAAATCCCTAATGGCCCTGACGGCAGGAGCGGTAGTTTGCTTTGTTGAAACAAAACCCTTGATGGCTATTCTATTAAGACCCCTTAAAGCCGCTGGAGAGGATCCTCAAAAAGTTTTAAGAGTCTTAGGAGTAGTGGATCCATTAAGCATCCAGCTCCAAATTAGTTTACTTGGTGGATTAGTATTGAGCCTTCCCTTTATTCTTTATTTTATCGCTGAATTCATCATCCCTGGTCTTACCCCTTCAGAATTAAAACTGCTTTTCCCTATTTTCAGTGCTGGAACCCTTCTCTTTGTTGGAGGCATTCTTTTTTCTTACTTTATACTCCTTCCGCAAACTCTGCGTTTTTTTTCCACCTACAATCAATGGATGGGAATACAAACCGATTGGACGCTTCAAAACTACGCAAATTTTGTTGTGCAAATGTTAGTGTCTTTTGGGCTTGCTTTTGAACTACCTCTTATTATTGTCCTATTGGGCCTACTTGGGATATTAAATACTTCTACATTAATTCATTACAGAAGGCATGCAATCGTAGCTATTGTCATAGCTGCTGCCTGCATTACTCCTAGCTCGGATCCTTTAAGTCTACTCTTTCTTTCTTTCCCCATGTATCTGCTTTACGAAGCTTCCCTCTTAGTTGTCAAAAGCATAGAATCAAAAAGGGGAATCTCCCAAAATCGGACGATAGAAAATAGAAAGGAAGAGCTGTTTTCTTAG
- a CDS encoding epoxyqueuosine reductase QueH → MKNSFIREKLVPPGGVDKVLLHSCCAPCSAEIMDAIIASGIHLTVFFYNPNIHPRVEYEIRKNENIRFAKKRGIEFVDADYDKDRWFERVKGLEWEPERGKRCTVCFDMRMERTALYAYEHGFKVFSSSLGISRWKDFDQVTSAGIRAASRYGLEYWSYNWRKKGGSERMILISKEENFYQQLYCGCIYSLRDTNQWRLSKGKPKITFGKTFYGFDAEDSNSASSNLHPPS, encoded by the coding sequence ATGAAAAACTCATTTATCAGAGAAAAACTTGTACCTCCTGGAGGAGTGGACAAAGTTTTACTCCATTCGTGTTGTGCCCCTTGCTCAGCCGAAATAATGGATGCGATTATTGCTTCTGGGATTCATTTAACGGTGTTTTTTTATAACCCCAACATTCATCCACGCGTTGAATACGAAATCCGTAAAAATGAAAACATCCGTTTTGCAAAGAAAAGGGGAATTGAGTTTGTTGATGCCGATTACGATAAGGATCGTTGGTTTGAAAGAGTCAAAGGCCTTGAATGGGAACCTGAAAGAGGAAAGCGCTGCACAGTCTGCTTCGACATGAGAATGGAACGCACAGCCCTCTATGCCTATGAACATGGATTTAAGGTTTTTAGTTCTAGCCTTGGGATTTCCAGATGGAAAGATTTCGATCAAGTAACTTCGGCTGGCATAAGAGCGGCTTCTCGCTATGGCTTGGAATATTGGAGCTATAACTGGAGAAAAAAAGGGGGATCCGAACGGATGATTTTGATTTCAAAAGAAGAAAATTTTTATCAACAACTCTATTGTGGATGTATCTATTCTCTCAGAGATACCAATCAGTGGCGATTGTCCAAAGGCAAACCAAAAATCACTTTCGGGAAAACCTTTTATGGCTTTGATGCAGAAGATTCTAATTCTGCTTCTAGTAACCTCCATCCACCTTCTTAA
- a CDS encoding nicotinate phosphoribosyltransferase, with protein sequence MKIENSLLLTDLYELTMMQGYYYHTMEGMATFEFFVRKLPKNRNFLVFAGLEQLLNFVESAHFEKEEIEWLAKQNFRVDFLNYLENFRFSGDIYAMQEGTIFFPFEPVLRVTAPIAQAQLLESRLMNILHYQTLIASKAIRFTLVAPEKNLIEFGLRRAHGAEASIFSARASFIAGFSGTSNVLAGKLFEIPILGTMAHSFIQAHDVEEQSFFDYAIANPQNVTLLIDTYDTERAAKLVVKLAPKLKEKGISIEAVRLDSGDLELLSKRVRSILDTGGLKETKIFASGNLDEYKLEALVKSGAPINGFGIGTSLDTSSDAPYLDCVYKLQEYEGKPRRKRSTGKATWPGTKQVFRYFNKNGSMQKDLIGLATESYPAVTLLHPVMRSGKRIYPKESLTEIQKRTKDNLARLPSEIKTLEPATTTYPVEFSQSLISLRDQLEREELQPE encoded by the coding sequence ATGAAAATAGAAAATAGTCTTCTTTTGACTGATTTGTACGAACTAACAATGATGCAAGGCTACTATTATCATACAATGGAAGGAATGGCGACCTTCGAATTTTTCGTCAGAAAGCTGCCCAAAAATAGGAATTTTCTAGTTTTTGCTGGGTTAGAACAATTGTTAAATTTTGTAGAATCTGCCCATTTTGAAAAAGAAGAAATTGAGTGGTTAGCCAAACAAAACTTCCGGGTAGATTTTCTCAATTACCTCGAGAATTTTAGATTCAGTGGGGATATCTATGCAATGCAAGAAGGAACCATTTTTTTTCCTTTTGAACCGGTTCTAAGAGTCACAGCTCCCATTGCTCAAGCCCAATTATTAGAATCGAGGCTTATGAACATTCTCCACTATCAAACACTTATCGCTTCCAAAGCGATTCGCTTTACATTGGTGGCTCCAGAGAAAAATCTTATAGAGTTTGGACTGCGTCGAGCTCATGGCGCTGAGGCATCCATTTTTTCTGCCCGAGCAAGTTTCATTGCTGGATTTAGTGGCACTTCTAATGTCTTAGCTGGCAAATTGTTCGAAATCCCTATCCTAGGAACAATGGCTCACTCCTTTATCCAAGCGCATGATGTAGAAGAACAGTCCTTTTTTGATTATGCGATTGCTAATCCGCAAAATGTCACATTACTTATTGACACTTACGATACAGAAAGAGCTGCAAAACTAGTCGTAAAGCTTGCTCCTAAATTAAAAGAAAAAGGCATTTCTATAGAAGCAGTCCGCTTGGATAGTGGGGATCTAGAGTTGCTGTCAAAACGGGTCCGGTCGATTTTAGATACTGGTGGACTCAAAGAAACGAAGATTTTTGCCAGCGGCAATCTTGATGAATATAAACTAGAGGCTCTTGTCAAATCTGGTGCTCCAATTAATGGCTTTGGCATTGGAACGTCTTTAGATACCTCCAGTGATGCTCCTTACCTTGATTGTGTCTATAAGCTTCAGGAATATGAAGGGAAACCTAGGAGAAAGAGATCAACAGGTAAAGCCACTTGGCCTGGGACCAAGCAAGTATTTCGATATTTTAATAAGAACGGTTCAATGCAAAAAGACCTCATCGGTCTAGCAACCGAAAGTTATCCAGCCGTTACTTTGTTGCATCCTGTGATGCGCAGTGGAAAAAGAATTTATCCGAAGGAATCTCTCACTGAAATCCAAAAGAGAACAAAAGATAATCTTGCCAGGCTGCCTTCTGAAATTAAAACTTTAGAGCCAGCAACAACGACTTATCCCGTCGAATTTTCTCAGTCTCTTATCTCTTTAAGAGACCAACTAGAAAGAGAAGAACTACAGCCTGAATAA
- the atpD gene encoding F0F1 ATP synthase subunit beta, with protein sequence MMTPQPALTQRDRESSQPEPASKKSGWPFSEKLIGKVVEVHGPVVDIECQILPPLHRCLKTYLDHESYVFEVHQHLDEHHLRAITLHATAGLRRGMDVYDTGCAVSIPVSKKYLGRLVNIFGEPLDGLGPIEPDGYRNIFSDPPPLDNTLGPKSILEIGIKVIDLLCPFVKGGKTGLFGGAGVGKTVLMMEFMKAVSLIHHGVSVFAGVGERIREGHELWKEMQKAGVMPQTLMAFGQMDESPGVRFRIGLTALSYAEYFRDTLQTEILFLMDNLFRFVQAGSEVSGLLGRMPAMVGYQPTLLSEVAELQDRIVSTRTGNITAVQAVYVPADDMTDPAVMAILSHLDTVVILSRSQAAKGFYPAIDPLVSTSRIMDKQFLGQRHYTIASEVRKYLSRYKELEDIINLLGMEELSKEDKQIVLRARKIQRYLTQPFFTTAEHTGIPGVSVTLSDTLDDCEAFLNGDYDHLSEDQCYMKGSLKEEFKKK encoded by the coding sequence ATGATGACTCCTCAGCCCGCTTTGACTCAAAGGGATAGGGAAAGTTCACAACCAGAACCAGCGTCTAAGAAATCTGGATGGCCTTTTTCAGAAAAACTTATCGGCAAAGTGGTCGAAGTACATGGTCCGGTCGTTGATATAGAATGTCAGATTTTACCGCCTCTTCACCGCTGTTTAAAAACCTATCTGGATCACGAAAGTTATGTGTTTGAAGTGCATCAGCATCTCGATGAGCATCATCTCCGTGCGATAACGCTACATGCAACAGCAGGATTACGTCGGGGAATGGATGTGTATGATACGGGATGTGCAGTTTCTATTCCCGTGTCAAAAAAATATCTAGGAAGGTTAGTTAATATCTTTGGAGAGCCTCTTGATGGATTGGGGCCAATCGAACCAGATGGCTACCGGAATATTTTCTCTGATCCTCCTCCCTTGGATAATACCTTAGGTCCAAAATCGATTCTTGAGATTGGAATAAAAGTAATCGATCTGCTCTGTCCGTTTGTAAAAGGAGGAAAAACTGGACTCTTTGGAGGGGCTGGCGTTGGAAAAACTGTTCTGATGATGGAATTCATGAAGGCCGTGAGTTTGATTCATCATGGAGTTTCGGTTTTTGCAGGGGTGGGCGAACGGATTCGGGAAGGCCATGAGCTCTGGAAGGAGATGCAGAAAGCAGGCGTGATGCCTCAAACCCTGATGGCTTTTGGTCAGATGGATGAGTCTCCAGGGGTAAGGTTTAGGATAGGGTTGACGGCTTTAAGCTATGCAGAATATTTTAGAGATACGCTCCAAACGGAGATTCTTTTTTTGATGGATAATCTATTCCGTTTTGTTCAGGCAGGCAGCGAAGTTTCTGGGCTATTGGGAAGGATGCCTGCGATGGTTGGTTATCAACCGACCTTACTCTCTGAAGTGGCTGAACTCCAAGATAGGATTGTGTCAACAAGGACTGGGAACATCACGGCTGTTCAGGCTGTATATGTCCCGGCCGATGATATGACGGATCCAGCGGTGATGGCTATCTTATCTCATCTAGATACGGTGGTTATTCTTTCAAGATCTCAAGCAGCCAAAGGGTTTTATCCAGCCATTGATCCTCTGGTTTCGACGAGTCGTATTATGGATAAACAGTTCCTTGGCCAAAGGCATTATACTATTGCTTCGGAAGTCAGAAAATATCTTTCCCGGTATAAGGAACTAGAAGATATCATCAATCTGCTTGGCATGGAAGAGTTATCCAAAGAAGACAAACAGATTGTCTTAAGAGCAAGAAAAATCCAGCGGTATTTGACGCAACCCTTTTTTACGACAGCTGAACACACAGGCATTCCAGGAGTCAGTGTTACTCTATCTGATACCCTTGATGACTGTGAAGCTTTTCTTAATGGGGATTATGATCATCTTTCTGAAGATCAATGTTATATGAAGGGTTCTTTAAAAGAAGAGTTTAAGAAAAAATAG